The following are encoded together in the Aciduricibacillus chroicocephali genome:
- the rpsS gene encoding 30S ribosomal protein S19: MGRSLKKGPFADDHLLKKVDALNEGNKKQVIKTWSRRSTIFPTFIGHTIAVYDGRKHVPVYVTEDMVGHKLGEFAPTRTYKGHAADDKKTKR, translated from the coding sequence ATGGGTCGCAGCCTGAAAAAAGGACCTTTCGCAGATGACCATCTTCTTAAGAAAGTTGATGCTCTGAACGAAGGCAACAAAAAGCAAGTGATTAAAACATGGTCACGCCGTTCCACTATTTTCCCGACTTTCATTGGCCACACAATTGCTGTTTATGACGGACGTAAGCACGTTCCTGTCTATGTAACAGAAGACATGGTTGGACATAAGTTGGGTGAGTTTGCCCCTACACGTACGTATAAAGGGCATGCTGCAGATGACAAGAAAACTAAACGCTAA
- the rplV gene encoding 50S ribosomal protein L22, with product MQAKAVAKSVRIAPRKVRLVVDLIRGKKVGEAIAILRHTQRGASPVVEKVLNSAIANAEHNYEMNADNLVISEAFVNEGATMKRFRPRAQGRASKINKRTSHITVVVTEKKEG from the coding sequence ATGCAAGCTAAAGCTGTTGCTAAATCAGTTCGTATTGCTCCTCGCAAAGTACGCCTGGTCGTCGATCTGATCCGTGGTAAAAAAGTTGGCGAAGCGATTGCAATTCTGCGTCATACACAGCGCGGCGCTTCTCCAGTTGTAGAGAAAGTACTCAACTCTGCGATCGCTAATGCAGAGCACAACTACGAGATGAACGCTGACAATCTTGTGATTTCAGAAGCATTCGTAAACGAGGGCGCAACGATGAAACGTTTCCGTCCACGTGCACAAGGCCGTGCAAGCAAAATCAACAAGCGCACTAGCCATATCACAGTAGTCGTTACTGAGAAGAAGGAGGGATAA
- the rpsC gene encoding 30S ribosomal protein S3, translated as MGQKIHPTGLRVGIIKDWESKWYADKDYADLLHEDIKIREYLDTRLKTAAVSSVEIERAANRVNVTIHTGKPGMVIGKGGSEVEALRKSLNNLTGKRVHINIVEVKRIDINAKLVAENIATQLENRISFRRAQKQVIQRAMRAGAKGIKTQVSGRLGGADIARAEHYSEGTVPLHTLRADIDYGTAEADTTYGKLGVKVWIYRGEVLPTKNNK; from the coding sequence GTGGGTCAAAAAATTCACCCGACTGGTCTTCGTGTTGGTATCATCAAAGACTGGGAATCCAAATGGTACGCTGACAAGGATTATGCAGATCTTTTGCATGAAGACATCAAAATCAGAGAATATCTTGACACGCGTCTAAAAACAGCTGCTGTTTCTTCTGTAGAAATCGAGCGTGCTGCAAACCGTGTTAACGTCACAATTCACACTGGCAAGCCAGGCATGGTCATTGGTAAAGGCGGTTCCGAAGTCGAAGCACTTCGCAAATCCCTCAACAATTTGACTGGCAAACGTGTTCATATCAATATCGTTGAAGTTAAGCGCATTGATATCAATGCTAAGCTTGTTGCAGAAAACATCGCTACACAGCTTGAAAACCGTATTTCATTCCGTCGTGCACAAAAGCAGGTTATCCAACGTGCAATGCGTGCAGGTGCAAAAGGAATCAAAACACAGGTTTCAGGTCGTCTTGGCGGAGCAGATATCGCTCGTGCTGAACATTACAGCGAAGGTACTGTACCACTTCACACACTTCGTGCAGACATCGATTATGGTACTGCAGAAGCAGACACTACTTACGGAAAACTCGGTGTTAAAGTGTGGATCTACCGTGGAGAAGTCCTTCCAACTAAAAACAACAAATAA
- the rplP gene encoding 50S ribosomal protein L16 → MLMPKRVKHRKQHRGRMRGQAKGGTTVAFGEFGMQATEASWITSRQIEAARIAMTRYMKRGGKVWIKIFPDKPYTAKPLEVRMGSGKGAVEGWVAVVKPGKVLFEIAGVSEEVAREALRLASHKLPIKTKFVKREEIGGDINEG, encoded by the coding sequence ATGTTGATGCCTAAACGTGTTAAACATCGTAAGCAACATCGTGGCCGCATGAGAGGCCAAGCAAAAGGCGGTACTACTGTAGCTTTCGGAGAATTCGGTATGCAGGCTACTGAAGCTTCTTGGATTACAAGCCGTCAAATCGAAGCTGCTCGTATCGCAATGACTCGTTACATGAAACGTGGCGGTAAAGTTTGGATCAAAATTTTCCCAGACAAACCTTACACTGCAAAGCCTTTGGAAGTTCGTATGGGTTCCGGTAAAGGTGCGGTTGAAGGCTGGGTTGCTGTAGTAAAACCTGGTAAGGTATTGTTTGAAATCGCTGGTGTATCTGAAGAAGTTGCTCGCGAAGCGTTGCGCCTTGCTTCACATAAACTGCCGATCAAAACAAAGTTTGTAAAACGTGAAGAAATTGGTGGTGATATCAATGAAGGCTAA
- the rpmC gene encoding 50S ribosomal protein L29: MKANEIKELTTAEIEQNVKSLKEELFNLRFQLATGQLENTARIREVRKSIARLKTVARQRELSATN; the protein is encoded by the coding sequence ATGAAGGCTAATGAAATCAAAGAACTAACCACTGCCGAAATTGAACAGAACGTCAAGTCTCTTAAAGAAGAGCTTTTCAACCTGCGCTTCCAGCTTGCAACAGGACAGTTGGAAAACACTGCACGCATTCGTGAAGTCAGAAAGTCTATCGCTAGACTTAAGACTGTTGCTCGTCAGCGTGAATTGAGCGCAACTAACTAA
- the rpsQ gene encoding 30S ribosomal protein S17 yields the protein MSERNNRKEYTGRVVSDKMDKTITVLIETYKFHKLYGKRVKYSKKFKAHDENNQAKTGDIVRIMETRPLSATKRFRLVEVVEEAVII from the coding sequence ATGAGTGAACGCAACAATCGTAAAGAGTACACTGGACGTGTTGTTTCTGATAAGATGGACAAAACAATCACTGTACTTATCGAAACTTATAAGTTCCATAAATTGTACGGCAAGCGCGTTAAATATTCTAAGAAATTCAAGGCTCATGATGAAAACAACCAGGCTAAAACTGGCGATATCGTTCGCATCATGGAAACTCGTCCACTTTCTGCAACAAAGCGTTTCCGCTTGGTAGAAGTAGTCGAAGAAGCAGTAATTATCTAA
- the rplN gene encoding 50S ribosomal protein L14, which produces MIQQETRLKVADNSGAREVLTIKVLGGSGRKTANIGDVIVCTVKQATPGGVVKKGEVVKAVIVRTKSGARRKDGSYIKFDENAAVIIRDDKSPRGTRIFGPVARELRDAKFMKIVSLAPEVL; this is translated from the coding sequence ATGATCCAACAGGAGACTCGCTTAAAAGTAGCAGATAACTCTGGTGCTCGTGAAGTACTTACAATTAAAGTGCTTGGTGGTTCAGGACGCAAGACTGCCAATATTGGTGATGTTATTGTGTGCACTGTCAAACAAGCAACACCAGGCGGCGTTGTCAAAAAAGGTGAAGTTGTTAAAGCGGTAATCGTTCGTACTAAGTCAGGTGCACGTCGTAAAGACGGTTCGTACATCAAGTTCGACGAAAACGCAGCAGTTATCATTCGTGATGACAAGAGCCCAAGAGGTACTCGTATCTTCGGACCGGTTGCTCGTGAATTGCGTGATGCAAAATTCATGAAAATCGTTTCCCTAGCTCCAGAAGTACTATAA
- the rplX gene encoding 50S ribosomal protein L24: MHVKKGDKVKVLSGKDRGKEGVILEAYPKKDRVLVEGVNMVKKHAKPSQDNPQGGILNKEAAIHVSNVLPIDPKTGEPTRVGYEVRDGKKVRVSKKSGEVLDK; the protein is encoded by the coding sequence ATGCATGTAAAAAAAGGCGACAAAGTCAAAGTATTGTCCGGTAAAGATCGCGGTAAAGAAGGTGTAATCCTTGAAGCTTACCCGAAGAAAGACCGCGTTCTCGTTGAAGGTGTTAACATGGTTAAGAAACATGCAAAGCCTTCACAGGACAATCCGCAAGGCGGAATCCTCAATAAAGAGGCTGCAATTCACGTTTCTAACGTATTGCCAATCGATCCTAAGACAGGTGAACCTACTCGTGTCGGCTACGAAGTGCGCGACGGCAAAAAAGTCCGCGTTTCTAAGAAGTCGGGCGAAGTTCTCGATAAGTAA
- the rplE gene encoding 50S ribosomal protein L5, translating to MNSLKKKYEEEIASSLTSKFNYKSVMQVPKLEKIVINMGVGDAVQNSKALDTAVEELALISGQKPVITRAKKSIAGFRLREGMPIGAKVTLRGERMYEFLQKLISVSLPRVRDFRGISKKSFDGRGNYTLGVKEQLIFPEINYDKVNKVRGMDIVIVTTANTDEEARELLGQMGMPFQK from the coding sequence ATGAACTCGCTAAAGAAGAAATATGAAGAAGAGATTGCTTCTTCACTTACAAGCAAATTCAACTACAAATCTGTTATGCAAGTGCCTAAATTGGAAAAAATCGTAATCAACATGGGTGTTGGTGACGCTGTACAAAACTCCAAAGCACTTGATACGGCTGTTGAGGAGCTGGCTTTGATCTCTGGTCAGAAGCCTGTAATCACTCGTGCCAAGAAATCCATCGCAGGCTTCCGTCTTCGTGAAGGCATGCCGATTGGTGCAAAGGTAACGTTGCGCGGCGAGCGCATGTATGAATTCTTGCAAAAGCTGATCTCCGTATCACTTCCGCGTGTACGTGACTTCCGCGGTATTTCCAAGAAATCATTCGATGGTCGCGGCAACTACACTCTTGGTGTTAAAGAACAGCTAATTTTCCCGGAAATCAACTACGATAAAGTAAACAAAGTCCGCGGTATGGACATTGTCATCGTAACTACTGCCAACACTGATGAGGAAGCACGTGAGCTTCTTGGTCAAATGGGCATGCCTTTCCAGAAGTAA
- a CDS encoding type Z 30S ribosomal protein S14, with the protein MAKKSMIAKQQRPQKFQVREYTRCERCGRPHSVIRKFKLCRICFRELAHKGQIPGVKKASW; encoded by the coding sequence GTGGCTAAGAAATCCATGATCGCCAAGCAACAGCGCCCGCAAAAGTTCCAAGTACGTGAATATACACGTTGCGAACGCTGTGGCCGTCCGCACTCTGTAATTCGCAAATTCAAGCTTTGCCGTATTTGCTTCCGTGAACTTGCCCATAAAGGTCAAATTCCTGGTGTCAAAAAAGCAAGCTGGTAA